A region from the Mucilaginibacter sp. CSA2-8R genome encodes:
- a CDS encoding helix-turn-helix transcriptional regulator, which yields MGKEKFSAADIAANQKIGSKLRYFRESLGWTLDETAAKLSRSKGHIFNLEKGVTSLSAKDQEVYFSLGFNLACLYSDDEPIERVEPTKRDLLLDTKTIINRLSQVIEQNNGLRTAVHNLTNRVEQLEKQFKKAEISH from the coding sequence ATGGGTAAAGAAAAGTTTTCGGCAGCAGATATTGCCGCCAATCAAAAAATTGGCTCTAAGTTGCGCTATTTTAGAGAGAGTCTTGGATGGACTTTAGATGAAACGGCGGCTAAACTTAGCCGTTCTAAAGGGCATATTTTTAACCTCGAAAAAGGCGTCACCTCCCTATCGGCCAAAGATCAGGAAGTATATTTTAGCCTTGGCTTTAATTTAGCCTGCCTTTACAGCGACGACGAACCCATCGAAAGAGTTGAACCTACCAAACGCGATTTATTACTTGATACCAAAACAATCATCAATCGCCTAAGCCAGGTGATTGAACAAAATAACGGCCTGCGCACCGCCGTGCATAATCTTACTAACCGCGTTGAACAGCTGGAAAAGCAATTTAAAAAAGCCGAAATCAGCCATTAA
- a CDS encoding ATP-binding protein — MSESSSIINNPHRLQALQSYQVLDTIEEKDFDDIASLAASICQVPIALISLVDRDRQWFKSKHGIAVTETPLGQSLCAQAIQSTDDIFIIDDTRSNQRFSHIAITDTETPFIFYAGVPLINNEGFALGTLCVADDHPRELTGQQKQSLKILARQVMDKLELRRKVIQLQEAGQLNRRLYQSIEQNRNLALIEQAPVAIIILRGADYRIDAVNQPMLALLGKTADIINQPLLQALPELEWQQPYQQIKEVYETGTRRQGVNTPILLNKNGREEIGYYNFTCAPLLEDGKVSGVINMAADVTELVKARMDAEAASEKLLLINQEITKANRQQLVARQEAARAKLLLNQALASAQIGTWYMEPDTHEFIASQRFKEIFGYLPDEDLNLPVALGHVTPDYRQIIADALDAALNEGKSYDLEYTMTPRGTQDVRWIRTTGRFFNGDAETKAYLSGTVLDVTDRKKVEERKSDFIGIVSHELKTPLTSMGAYLQLLQMKAEKAGDDYQANALKKANKQVAKMSRMVQSFLSVSRIKDGKIHLDPETFDLSELAAEIVEESKEIYPNHQINLNCSGSFQVYADRDKIGQVITNFVSNAVKYAPESHEIDLHCNLLESQPTISVTDYGPGISPQHQQKVFDRYYRVEDTHSKTILGFGIGLYLCLEIIQRHKGRIWVESELGKGSTFSFSLQAAAQ; from the coding sequence ATGAGTGAAAGCTCTTCTATAATCAATAATCCTCACCGGCTGCAAGCTTTGCAGTCTTACCAGGTGCTGGATACCATTGAAGAAAAGGATTTTGACGATATTGCCAGTCTTGCAGCAAGTATATGCCAGGTGCCAATTGCACTCATCTCGCTGGTTGACCGCGACAGGCAGTGGTTTAAGTCAAAGCATGGTATAGCTGTTACCGAAACACCCCTCGGGCAATCGCTTTGCGCGCAGGCTATACAAAGCACCGATGATATATTTATCATAGACGATACCCGGTCTAATCAGCGCTTTAGCCATATCGCCATAACCGATACCGAAACACCTTTCATCTTTTATGCCGGTGTGCCGCTTATTAACAACGAAGGTTTTGCTTTGGGAACGCTTTGTGTTGCTGACGACCATCCAAGAGAATTAACTGGCCAGCAAAAGCAATCGCTAAAAATACTGGCCCGGCAGGTAATGGATAAGCTTGAGCTGCGCCGCAAAGTTATACAACTGCAGGAGGCCGGTCAGCTAAACCGCCGGCTTTACCAAAGCATCGAACAAAACCGCAACCTGGCACTCATTGAGCAAGCTCCGGTAGCGATAATTATTTTGCGCGGTGCCGATTATCGTATTGATGCTGTTAACCAGCCTATGCTCGCCTTGCTGGGTAAAACGGCCGATATTATTAACCAACCTTTGCTGCAAGCCCTGCCCGAATTAGAATGGCAGCAACCCTACCAGCAAATTAAAGAAGTCTATGAAACCGGAACGCGCCGGCAAGGCGTTAATACGCCGATACTACTTAACAAAAATGGCCGCGAAGAGATAGGTTATTATAATTTTACCTGCGCGCCTTTGCTGGAAGACGGTAAAGTAAGCGGCGTAATAAATATGGCTGCTGATGTGACGGAGCTGGTTAAAGCGCGTATGGACGCAGAAGCAGCCAGCGAAAAGCTTTTGCTTATTAATCAGGAAATAACAAAAGCCAACCGCCAGCAGCTGGTGGCCAGGCAAGAAGCGGCACGTGCCAAACTTTTGCTTAACCAGGCACTGGCCTCAGCACAGATAGGTACTTGGTATATGGAGCCCGATACCCATGAGTTTATTGCCTCACAAAGGTTTAAAGAAATATTTGGCTACTTGCCAGATGAAGATTTGAATTTACCTGTTGCATTAGGCCATGTTACACCCGATTACAGACAAATAATAGCTGATGCATTAGATGCAGCGTTAAACGAGGGTAAAAGTTACGACCTGGAATATACCATGACACCGCGTGGCACGCAGGATGTTAGATGGATTCGCACTACCGGTCGGTTTTTTAACGGTGATGCTGAAACGAAGGCCTACCTGTCGGGTACGGTACTGGATGTAACCGACCGGAAAAAGGTTGAAGAACGTAAAAGCGATTTTATAGGCATTGTAAGTCACGAGCTTAAAACGCCGCTTACCTCAATGGGTGCTTATTTACAGCTATTACAGATGAAAGCTGAAAAAGCGGGCGACGACTACCAGGCCAACGCCTTGAAAAAAGCTAATAAACAGGTAGCCAAGATGTCGCGGATGGTGCAAAGCTTTTTAAGTGTATCAAGGATTAAAGACGGCAAAATACACTTGGATCCCGAAACTTTTGACTTAAGCGAACTGGCGGCCGAAATTGTGGAAGAAAGTAAAGAGATCTATCCTAATCATCAAATTAATTTAAATTGTTCCGGCTCCTTTCAAGTTTATGCCGACCGGGATAAAATAGGCCAAGTAATAACCAATTTCGTCTCTAACGCGGTCAAATATGCGCCCGAAAGCCATGAGATTGATTTGCATTGTAATTTATTAGAAAGCCAACCGACCATTAGTGTGACCGACTACGGCCCTGGTATATCACCACAGCATCAGCAAAAAGTGTTTGACCGGTATTACAGGGTAGAAGATACACACTCTAAAACCATATTAGGCTTTGGTATAGGCTTGTACCTGTGCCTGGAAATAATTCAGCGCCACAAGGGTCGTATCTGGGTAGAAAGTGAATTGGGAAAGGGGAGTACGTTTAGTTTTTCGCTGCAGGCAGCAGCGCAATAA
- a CDS encoding PAS domain-containing protein: MDMSQPEIPGSLGQTTLKLFEAAVNATSNGVVITDHQQPDEPIIYCNQAFMSLTGYAYEDIIGHNCRFLQADDRDQAARDILRDAIAKGEHCKIELRNYKKNGTLFWNELIMSPVKDEQGNITHFIGVQNDITGRKEAERALKSEQEQLEQRVRDRTYELEVNEAYLASIVETVRESLVVLNQELMILSVNDHFCQFFKLAEDEVRGKRLFDIGRGEWNGPELEDLLRNVLPSNNPFEGFEFDNTFAHIGRKVLVLNARQVTLRGKYQDRILLAIEDKTDERDAEQRKGDFVSIASHEMKTPLTSIKGNIQMMQRRTEKNNDGDYAGFLEKADRSIHRLEKLVSDLLDVAGLQEGNVVYDYRRFDFDKFMRDVIDSIQVAQPSHQIIISGETNKQLEGDASRLEQVVINLLNNAIKYSPEASQVHIYLSVVSNYVKVSITDYGVGIKPEDQKKIFGRFYRAGQSPGNFQGVGIGLYISNKIIQEHRGSLWVESNEGEGSVFNFTVPVDRPNIS, encoded by the coding sequence ATGGACATGTCTCAACCCGAAATACCTGGCTCATTGGGCCAAACAACGTTAAAACTATTTGAAGCGGCGGTTAACGCTACCAGCAACGGCGTTGTGATTACCGACCACCAGCAGCCCGACGAACCTATTATTTACTGCAACCAGGCGTTTATGAGCCTTACCGGCTATGCTTATGAAGACATTATAGGCCATAACTGCCGTTTTTTACAAGCCGACGATCGTGACCAGGCCGCGCGCGATATACTGCGTGATGCCATCGCTAAAGGCGAGCACTGCAAAATTGAGTTGCGCAACTATAAAAAGAACGGAACTCTGTTTTGGAATGAATTGATTATGTCGCCCGTGAAAGACGAGCAGGGTAACATCACTCATTTTATTGGGGTACAAAATGATATAACCGGCCGTAAAGAAGCTGAACGTGCCTTAAAAAGCGAACAGGAACAACTGGAACAACGTGTACGTGACCGCACCTATGAACTTGAAGTAAACGAAGCCTACCTGGCAAGCATTGTTGAAACCGTGCGTGAAAGTTTGGTAGTACTCAATCAAGAGTTGATGATATTAAGTGTGAATGATCATTTTTGCCAGTTCTTTAAGCTAGCAGAAGATGAGGTACGCGGAAAACGATTGTTTGATATAGGCCGGGGTGAGTGGAATGGCCCTGAACTGGAAGACCTTTTGCGCAATGTATTGCCAAGTAACAACCCATTTGAAGGTTTTGAATTTGACAACACCTTTGCGCATATAGGCCGTAAGGTATTAGTGCTTAATGCCAGGCAGGTTACACTACGTGGTAAATATCAGGATCGTATTTTGCTGGCCATTGAAGATAAAACCGATGAGCGTGATGCCGAACAACGCAAAGGCGATTTCGTAAGCATTGCCAGCCACGAAATGAAAACGCCGCTTACCAGCATCAAAGGCAATATACAGATGATGCAACGGCGTACCGAAAAAAATAACGACGGAGACTATGCCGGCTTTTTAGAGAAAGCAGACCGGTCTATTCACCGCCTTGAAAAACTGGTATCCGACTTGTTGGATGTGGCTGGCTTACAAGAAGGAAATGTAGTGTATGACTACCGCCGTTTTGACTTTGATAAGTTTATGCGAGATGTTATCGACAGCATCCAGGTAGCACAGCCCAGTCATCAAATCATTATAAGCGGAGAAACAAACAAACAGCTAGAAGGAGATGCCTCCAGGTTGGAACAAGTGGTAATTAACTTGTTAAATAATGCTATTAAATACTCGCCAGAGGCAAGCCAGGTTCATATTTATCTGAGTGTGGTGAGCAATTACGTAAAAGTATCTATAACCGATTATGGTGTGGGCATTAAGCCCGAAGATCAGAAAAAGATATTTGGCCGGTTTTACCGTGCAGGCCAATCGCCGGGCAATTTTCAGGGTGTGGGCATAGGGCTGTATATTTCCAACAAAATTATACAAGAGCATCGCGGTTCATTATGGGTGGAAAGCAATGAAGGCGAAGGTTCGGTATTTAATTTCACCGTGCCAGTTGACCGGCCTAACATATCGTAA
- a CDS encoding DUF892 family protein — MDNQEKSPSPGRPAVTKEKILVFFIDHLNKVYAAKVHLSRKLPLLVNEANFKGLRHAINESIEDIEKQIARMEVIFTLLDEEIADDSCKGMLGLVDDAFDSVMEYKDDAALRDLSLLYYMQNIESIEMASFQILQIAAVKLKNKQVVQLLRENYDEAKADRTLMLLITAKYVSSK, encoded by the coding sequence ATGGATAATCAAGAAAAAAGCCCGTCGCCCGGCCGCCCAGCCGTAACTAAAGAAAAGATTCTAGTCTTTTTTATTGATCATCTCAATAAAGTGTACGCTGCCAAAGTACACCTCTCGCGCAAGTTACCCTTGCTGGTTAATGAAGCAAATTTTAAAGGGTTGCGCCACGCTATCAACGAAAGCATCGAAGACATCGAAAAGCAGATTGCCCGGATGGAAGTAATTTTTACGCTGCTGGATGAAGAAATTGCTGACGATAGCTGCAAAGGCATGCTGGGCTTGGTTGATGACGCGTTTGACTCGGTGATGGAGTATAAAGATGATGCCGCCCTGCGCGATCTGTCTTTATTGTACTACATGCAAAATATCGAAAGCATCGAGATGGCATCATTCCAAATTTTACAGATTGCAGCTGTTAAACTTAAAAATAAGCAGGTAGTGCAACTGCTGCGCGAAAATTACGACGAGGCAAAAGCCGACCGCACCTTAATGTTGTTGATTACGGCTAAATACGTGTCGTCTAAGTAA
- a CDS encoding response regulator, with protein MAKRILIIDDDEDILDILNIIFQDEGYEVIISNTGHAAEYVHQINPDLMLLDIRLAGSEKTGAEICREIKNAYPNEHFPIVLVSAEANISLIASYCGADAFVSKPFDIFKLIKKVEELIPL; from the coding sequence ATGGCCAAACGTATACTCATCATAGATGACGACGAAGACATTTTAGACATACTCAATATTATATTTCAGGATGAGGGGTACGAGGTTATAATATCAAACACCGGACATGCAGCCGAGTACGTCCACCAAATAAATCCCGATTTGATGTTACTTGATATCCGTCTGGCCGGTTCGGAAAAAACCGGTGCCGAAATATGCCGCGAAATTAAAAATGCTTATCCGAACGAACATTTTCCAATTGTATTGGTTTCAGCAGAAGCTAACATTAGTCTGATTGCCAGTTATTGTGGCGCAGACGCATTTGTAAGCAAACCGTTTGACATCTTTAAGCTGATCAAAAAAGTAGAAGAGCTGATACCTTTATAA
- a CDS encoding SDR family oxidoreductase: MFSLKNKVAVITGGGSGIGKAISKLFAKQGAAVHIIEMNADAARETVGEIQAEGAEAYAYSADVTQQQQVADTFKQIGRTDILVNNAGIAHVGNVEKTAESDFDRVYNVNVKGAYNCFYAAIPAMKAQGSGVVLSMASIASWVGITDRFAYSMSKGAIHAMSMSIARDYLQHNIRSNSISPARVHTPFVDGFINKNYPGQEAQMFEKLSASQPIGRMAKPEEVAALALFLCSDEAAFITGCDYPIDGGFIKLNN; encoded by the coding sequence ATGTTCAGCCTTAAAAATAAAGTCGCCGTAATAACCGGAGGCGGAAGCGGTATAGGCAAAGCCATATCCAAACTGTTTGCAAAACAAGGTGCCGCCGTGCACATCATCGAAATGAACGCAGATGCCGCCCGCGAAACCGTTGGCGAGATACAAGCAGAAGGCGCCGAAGCTTATGCCTACAGTGCCGACGTTACCCAGCAACAACAAGTGGCCGACACGTTTAAACAAATTGGACGGACTGATATTCTGGTAAATAACGCCGGCATAGCTCACGTTGGCAATGTCGAAAAAACGGCGGAGAGTGATTTTGACCGGGTATATAACGTGAACGTTAAAGGCGCTTATAACTGCTTTTATGCAGCCATACCAGCCATGAAAGCTCAAGGCAGTGGTGTGGTACTCAGCATGGCCTCGATTGCCTCATGGGTGGGCATTACCGATAGGTTTGCCTACTCCATGAGTAAGGGCGCAATTCATGCCATGAGCATGTCTATCGCCCGCGATTACTTGCAGCACAACATCCGCAGCAACAGCATATCGCCGGCCAGGGTGCATACCCCGTTTGTGGATGGCTTTATCAATAAAAACTACCCCGGCCAGGAAGCACAGATGTTCGAAAAATTGTCGGCCAGCCAACCTATAGGTCGCATGGCTAAGCCCGAAGAAGTGGCGGCACTCGCACTGTTTTTATGCTCGGACGAAGCTGCATTCATCACCGGTTGCGACTACCCTATTGACGGTGGTTTTATAAAGCTAAATAACTAA
- a CDS encoding GDSL-type esterase/lipase family protein, which yields MKWLKFSLILNLLLIPVAVIYVVKKLQFYTDMKKDAEQHAYQKKNPNSYWKAREEIYDVMPGKQNSIVFMGNSLVDNCDWSELFDKPIINRGLAGDTMDGMLRRVDQVIKFKPTKIFLLACANDLPGNYTNLDTIYNKYKRLVARIKSGDPQCKIHIISELPRSDFAPASRLVVPLNKKLVQLSKEENTAFINVYDNLASNDGRLNRSFSYDGLHMNGEGYMVMKKVIEPYVN from the coding sequence ATGAAATGGTTAAAATTCTCCTTAATACTTAACTTGCTGCTCATACCTGTTGCAGTAATCTATGTGGTTAAAAAGCTGCAGTTTTATACTGATATGAAAAAAGATGCTGAGCAGCACGCCTATCAAAAAAAGAACCCTAATAGTTACTGGAAAGCCCGCGAAGAAATTTACGACGTGATGCCCGGAAAACAAAATTCAATTGTTTTTATGGGTAACAGCTTGGTTGACAATTGTGATTGGAGTGAGCTATTTGACAAGCCCATTATTAACCGCGGACTGGCCGGCGATACGATGGATGGCATGTTGAGGCGTGTAGACCAGGTAATTAAATTTAAACCAACTAAAATCTTTCTTCTAGCTTGTGCGAACGATTTACCCGGAAATTATACCAATCTTGATACTATTTACAACAAGTATAAACGACTTGTGGCTCGCATTAAATCTGGCGACCCGCAATGTAAGATACACATCATCAGTGAGCTGCCCCGATCAGACTTTGCTCCGGCATCAAGATTGGTTGTGCCGCTCAATAAAAAGTTAGTTCAACTGTCAAAAGAAGAAAATACGGCGTTTATTAATGTTTATGATAACCTGGCCAGTAACGATGGGCGTTTAAACCGCAGTTTTTCTTATGATGGCTTGCACATGAATGGCGAAGGTTATATGGTTATGAAAAAGGTAATCGAACCGTACGTTAATTAG
- a CDS encoding terminase large subunit, with protein sequence MFECSQVYLDTLQSLAKVVINQGGTWSGKTYSILQVLCTHAVQQSNLVITVAGQDIPNLKAGPLRDMERILRSSAWLRSQVSSYNRTERVYEFASGTIMEFNSYDDEQDAKSGKRDYLFVNEANGIPYPVFKQLALRTDKQVLVDYNPSAAFWVHELVLTNTALYPSVELLISDHRHNPFISSDMHAQIERLKHENEETWRVYARGLTGKVDGLVLKNVFVCDAIPADAKFLACGIDFGFTNDATGCLEVYQQNGELWVNELIYETGLTNPDISCRLKLLGVKTNQEIIADSAEPKSIEELRRMGWYITPARKGPDSILHGLDILQRYRINVTRRSTHLRAELDKYSWKKDRQGKTLNEPIDAFNHLIDPLRYIALNKLKSASNATPKTRLPWQPLPNSDLCLSEII encoded by the coding sequence ATGTTTGAGTGTTCGCAGGTGTACCTGGATACGCTGCAGTCGCTGGCCAAAGTGGTCATTAACCAGGGCGGTACCTGGAGCGGTAAAACCTATTCTATTTTGCAGGTGCTGTGCACCCACGCCGTGCAGCAATCCAATTTAGTGATTACTGTGGCCGGGCAGGATATACCTAACCTCAAGGCCGGTCCGCTGCGCGACATGGAGCGCATTTTGCGGTCGTCGGCTTGGTTGCGCAGCCAGGTAAGCTCTTACAACCGCACCGAGCGGGTTTACGAGTTTGCCAGCGGTACCATCATGGAGTTCAACAGTTATGATGATGAGCAGGATGCTAAGTCGGGCAAGCGCGACTACCTGTTTGTAAACGAAGCTAACGGCATCCCATACCCGGTGTTTAAACAACTGGCCCTGCGTACCGATAAGCAGGTGCTGGTTGACTATAACCCCTCGGCCGCCTTTTGGGTACACGAGCTGGTGCTCACTAACACAGCGCTATACCCATCGGTAGAATTGCTGATTTCCGACCACCGGCACAACCCCTTCATCAGCAGTGATATGCACGCCCAGATTGAGCGCTTAAAGCACGAAAACGAGGAAACCTGGCGGGTATACGCCCGCGGACTAACAGGGAAGGTAGACGGCCTGGTTTTAAAAAACGTTTTTGTATGTGATGCTATACCCGCGGATGCCAAATTTTTGGCTTGCGGCATCGACTTTGGTTTTACCAACGATGCCACCGGCTGTCTGGAAGTGTACCAGCAAAACGGCGAGCTGTGGGTAAATGAATTGATTTACGAAACTGGCTTAACCAACCCCGATATATCATGCCGGTTAAAACTCTTAGGCGTAAAAACCAATCAGGAAATTATTGCCGATAGTGCCGAACCCAAAAGTATAGAAGAGTTGCGTCGCATGGGCTGGTACATTACCCCGGCCCGCAAAGGCCCGGACAGTATTTTGCACGGGCTGGATATTTTGCAGCGTTATCGCATCAACGTTACCCGCCGCAGCACCCACCTGCGTGCCGAGCTGGATAAGTACAGCTGGAAAAAAGACCGCCAGGGCAAAACCCTTAATGAGCCCATAGATGCCTTTAACCACCTTATTGACCCGCTGCGCTACATCGCCCTCAACAAACTTAAATCAGCATCCAACGCAACTCCCAAAACCCGCCTCCCATGGCAGCCGCTACCTAATTCAGATTTATGTTTAAGTGAGATAATTTAA
- a CDS encoding terminase small subunit — protein MSEDIPNQPTTAAGGRQANPNFTSAAKLAKRCEQYFIHIAGEWHTEEVTETLKNGTTETNPTTVYDREPEPPTITGLALFLGFESRAALYAAQYPPEQQAVIRRAITRVENAYELALFGSKATSAVFALKNMGWNDKHLADLSAKDATPTNPVVTVITSAQPLARSEKEVDV, from the coding sequence ATGAGTGAAGATATCCCTAATCAGCCCACCACGGCGGCAGGGGGGCGGCAGGCCAACCCCAACTTTACCAGCGCCGCCAAATTAGCCAAACGTTGCGAACAATATTTTATCCACATAGCCGGCGAGTGGCATACCGAAGAGGTGACCGAAACCCTTAAAAACGGCACTACCGAAACCAACCCAACTACCGTATACGACCGCGAACCCGAGCCGCCTACCATTACCGGTTTGGCTTTGTTTTTGGGGTTCGAGAGTCGCGCCGCGCTGTATGCCGCGCAATACCCGCCCGAGCAGCAGGCGGTCATCCGTAGGGCCATTACCCGGGTAGAGAATGCCTATGAGCTGGCCTTGTTTGGCAGCAAAGCTACCAGCGCCGTCTTCGCCCTTAAAAACATGGGGTGGAATGATAAGCATCTGGCCGATCTTTCGGCAAAGGATGCAACACCTACTAACCCTGTAGTTACCGTAATTACCTCCGCCCAGCCATTGGCCCGGTCAGAAAAGGAAGTCGATGTTTGA
- a CDS encoding ABC-F family ATP-binding cassette domain-containing protein codes for MSIIAQLISYTHPDREVLFQHISFSIATGQKAALVGNNGTGKSTLLQVVAGLLPASGGSVQLSGRHYYVPQHLGQYNGQTIAGALGVAGKLQALQAILSGDASELHFTALNDEWDIEERLQAAMAYWQLQHLSPNQLMADLSGGEKNKVFLAGILIHQPQIVLLDEPSNHLDGPARQLLYHWIAQTKCTVLVVSHDQTLLNQLDETLELTRQGITVYGGNYDFYRAQRDGQLTALQAQADDKQKALKQAKQKARDQAEQRQRQEARGKAAGKSQSLPRIVAGNLQRQAEQSTAKMKAVQSEKLDSLSADLQQLRAQVQEQQVLKIDLRRSDLHRGKLLVDMQAVNVAFNGQPLWPEPANFQLRSGQRVRVAGRNGSGKTTLLRLLMGVQEPGEGQIIKAPFTCLYLDQEYSAINNHLSVLTQLQQHNPRHLPEHDLKMLLHYHQFDATYWNRPCAALSGGEKMKLLLCCMAVTNHLPDVLILDEPTNNLDLQSQQILTTAIRSFEGTVVVISHDEYFVEDVELMSEFRMSE; via the coding sequence ATGAGTATCATCGCACAATTAATCAGTTATACCCACCCGGATAGGGAGGTATTATTTCAACATATCAGTTTTAGTATTGCTACGGGGCAAAAGGCCGCTTTGGTGGGCAACAATGGCACGGGTAAATCCACCCTGTTGCAGGTGGTGGCGGGCTTGCTGCCGGCGTCGGGCGGTAGTGTGCAGCTGTCGGGCAGACATTATTATGTGCCGCAGCATTTGGGGCAGTACAACGGGCAAACCATTGCTGGAGCACTGGGCGTGGCGGGTAAGTTGCAGGCTTTGCAGGCTATTCTTTCCGGGGATGCTTCCGAATTGCATTTTACTGCCCTGAATGATGAATGGGATATTGAAGAGCGCCTGCAGGCCGCCATGGCCTACTGGCAGTTGCAGCATCTTAGCCCCAACCAACTAATGGCCGACCTTAGCGGTGGCGAAAAAAACAAAGTGTTTCTGGCTGGTATCCTCATCCATCAGCCGCAAATTGTTTTGTTGGATGAACCCTCTAACCATTTAGACGGTCCCGCCAGGCAGCTATTGTACCACTGGATTGCCCAAACCAAATGCACCGTGCTGGTGGTAAGCCACGACCAAACCCTGCTTAACCAGCTCGACGAAACGCTCGAGCTTACCCGCCAAGGCATTACCGTTTACGGCGGCAATTACGATTTTTACCGTGCCCAGCGCGACGGCCAGCTAACTGCCCTGCAAGCCCAGGCCGACGACAAGCAAAAGGCCTTGAAACAGGCCAAACAAAAAGCCCGCGACCAGGCCGAACAGCGCCAGCGGCAGGAGGCCAGGGGCAAGGCGGCCGGCAAAAGCCAGTCGTTACCCCGTATAGTAGCCGGCAACCTGCAACGCCAGGCCGAACAAAGCACCGCCAAAATGAAAGCCGTACAAAGCGAAAAGCTGGATAGCCTGTCGGCCGATTTGCAGCAGCTGCGTGCGCAGGTACAGGAGCAGCAGGTGTTAAAAATTGATTTGCGACGGTCTGACCTGCACCGGGGGAAATTACTGGTGGACATGCAGGCGGTCAACGTGGCCTTCAACGGGCAGCCGTTGTGGCCGGAGCCGGCCAACTTCCAGCTGCGGTCGGGCCAGCGGGTGCGGGTGGCGGGGCGCAATGGGTCGGGCAAAACCACGCTGCTGCGCCTGCTGATGGGTGTGCAGGAGCCAGGTGAGGGGCAAATTATTAAAGCGCCGTTTACCTGCCTTTACCTCGACCAGGAATACAGCGCCATCAATAACCATCTCAGCGTTTTAACGCAACTACAACAACATAACCCGCGCCACCTGCCCGAGCACGACCTGAAAATGCTGCTGCACTACCACCAGTTTGACGCAACGTACTGGAACCGACCATGCGCAGCCTTGAGCGGCGGCGAAAAAATGAAACTGCTGCTCTGCTGCATGGCCGTTACCAACCACCTGCCCGACGTGCTCATCCTCGACGAGCCCACCAACAACCTCGACCTGCAAAGCCAGCAAATCCTCACCACCGCCATCCGCAGCTTTGAAGGCACCGTGGTCGTGATTTCGCATGATGAATATTTTGTGGAGGACGTGGAGCTAATGAGTGAATTTCGAATGAGTGAGTGA
- a CDS encoding WYL domain-containing protein — protein MPVNRNALIRYRTIDNCLRNRYKKWTLEDLIDACSDALYEYQGIDKGVSRRTVQADLEMMRSNKLGYEAPIIVVDKRFYTYSDKNYSITNIPLNHQDMQVLGEVSDLLKQFKGFSHFADLNEMVSKLEDKIYTQKTHSAPVIDFEKNDNLKGLEWIEIIRKAIVAKRTLCVTYQSFKAREANTFCFSPYLLKEYRNRWFVLGLTHRNRGLLLTLALDRIQTVEEHADAYRENTELDLATYYNNCLGVTKSSNQRDCEVVFWMDKVHAPYVVTKPLHHSQKLLSQDDTGSIFSIRVILNFELERELLGFGAKMRVLGPRVLVKQMQEQLQRALGNYEVSGG, from the coding sequence ATGCCCGTTAACCGTAATGCCCTCATCCGTTACCGCACCATTGACAACTGCCTGCGCAACCGCTACAAAAAGTGGACGCTGGAGGATTTGATTGACGCCTGTTCGGACGCGTTGTACGAGTACCAGGGGATTGATAAGGGTGTGAGCCGCCGCACCGTGCAGGCCGACCTGGAAATGATGCGCAGCAATAAGCTGGGCTACGAGGCGCCTATTATAGTGGTAGATAAACGGTTTTATACCTACAGCGACAAAAACTACAGCATCACCAACATACCCCTCAACCACCAGGACATGCAGGTGCTGGGCGAGGTGTCGGACCTGCTCAAGCAGTTTAAAGGCTTTAGCCATTTTGCCGACCTGAACGAGATGGTGAGCAAGCTGGAAGACAAAATTTACACCCAAAAAACGCATAGCGCCCCGGTGATTGATTTTGAGAAAAACGACAACCTGAAAGGGTTGGAGTGGATTGAGATTATCCGCAAGGCTATTGTAGCTAAGCGTACGTTATGCGTTACCTATCAGTCGTTTAAGGCGCGCGAGGCTAACACGTTTTGCTTTAGCCCGTACCTGCTCAAAGAATACCGCAACCGCTGGTTTGTGCTTGGGCTTACCCACCGCAACCGGGGCCTGCTGCTCACCCTGGCGCTCGATCGTATTCAAACCGTGGAAGAGCACGCCGACGCCTACCGCGAAAATACCGAGCTTGACCTGGCCACCTATTATAACAACTGCCTGGGCGTAACCAAAAGCTCCAACCAGCGCGATTGCGAAGTAGTATTTTGGATGGACAAAGTCCACGCGCCGTATGTAGTTACTAAACCCCTGCATCATAGCCAAAAATTACTGAGCCAGGATGATACCGGCAGCATCTTCAGTATCCGCGTCATCCTCAATTTTGAACTGGAACGTGAACTGCTGGGCTTCGGTGCCAAGATGAGAGTGTTAGGCCCGCGCGTTCTGGTTAAACAAATGCAGGAGCAGTTACAAAGAGCATTGGGCAATTATGAGGTGAGCGGCGGGTGA